GGCCTCACCGCTGCTCTTGGCCTCCGCGGCGGCCTTGGCGCCCAGCTCGGACAGCTCCGAGCGCTTCTGTGCCCGGTACCCCGCGATGTCGAGCATCAGACGGCTGCGGTCACCGGTCTCCCGGTGCACGGCCAGACGGGTGAGCTCCTGGAGCGCCTCCAGGACCTCGCCGTCACGGCCGACCAGCTTCTGCAGGTCACGGCCGCCCGAGTCGCTGATGATCGAGACGGAGGCACGGTCGGCCTCGACGTCCATGTCGATGTCGCCGTCGAGATCGGCGATATCGAGCAGACCCTCCAGGTAGTCCGCCGCGATCTCGCCTTCCTGCTCAAGGCGGGTCAGGGTGTCTGCACCCTCGGCAGCGGCGGAGGTGGTGCCTTCCGTCACGGGATGGACTCCTTCTTACTTCTTGGACGGGGACTTGGGCCGCTGCGGACCCTTGCGCTGTCCGGACTGGGCCTTGCTGCGGGTACCGCCGGCGGGCTTCGCGCCGCCCTTCTTGGCAGCGGCGGCGGGCTTGGCGTCCTCGGGCTCGCCGGACTTGGTCAGCGACGTCTTCGGCTCGTCGGTCCCACCGGCCGCCTTGGCACCGCCGGCACCGCCGGCTCCGCCGTGCTGCCGCTGCGACTTGCTCTGCCGCTTGGGCTGCTGACGCTTCGGGGTACCGCCGGTGGCGGTCGGCGTGCCGTCCTCGGCCTGGGCCGTGGCCGCGCTGTCGCTCTTGATCACGGTGCCGTCGGCCTGGGCGGCGAGGCCGGCCTTGCTGAGGCCGTTGATGAACTTGCGCTCGAACTCGTTGCGGTCGCGGCCCTTGGCGACGATCGCCTTCACGATCGCCCGGTCACGGCGCTTGCCGACCTTGTCGTGCTGCGTGATGTGCTTGGTCAGCCGGTCGAGGTACGAGGCCTGGGCCTTGGAACCCGGGGTCGGGTTGTTGTGGATCACGTACATCTGCTGGCCCATGGTCCACACGTTGGTGGTCAGCCAGTAGACGAGGACACCGACCGGGAAGTTGATGCCGAAGACGGCGAACATGACCGGGAAGACGTACATCAGCATCTTCTGCTGCTGCATGAACGGGGTCTTCACCGTGGTGTCGACGTTCTTCGTCATCAGCTGGCGCTGGGTGAAGAACTGCGACGCCGACATCAGGACGATCATGATGGCGGTGACCACACGGACGTCGGTGAGGGAAGCACCGAGTGCTTCCACCTTCGACGCGCTGTCGGTGAACTTCGCGGCCAGCGGAGCCCCGACGATGTGCGCCTTCTGCGCGCTCTGCAGGAGGTTCTCGTTGATCACGCCGATGGTGTCGTTCGACGCGATGCTGTTGAGCACGTGGTACAGGGCGAAGAAGAACGGGGACTGCGCCAGGATGGGAAGGCACGAGGACAGCGGGTTGGTGCCCGTGTCCTTGTACAGCTTCATCATCTCTTCGGACTGACGCTGCTTGTCGTTCTTGTAGCGCTCCTGGATCTTCTTCATCTCGGGCTGCAGCGTCTGCATGGCCCGAGTCGCCTTGATCTGCTTCACGAAGAGCGGGATCAGGCAGATACGGATGAGGATCACCAGGGACACGATCGACAGGCCCCAGGCCCAGCCGGTGTCGGGGCCGAAGATGGCGCCGTACACCGAGTGGAACTGGACGATGACCCAGGAGACGGGTGTGGTGATAAAGCTGAAGAGGCTGGCAATCGTGTCCACTAATCATGCTCCTTGGGCATGGGACGGTGTCTCTGCGGCCGGGCCCGAAGGACTGGACGGACTTGTGGGAGAAGTCTGTCCCTCGGTCGCCGGTCCGACGGCGGAGTGCCCGCCCTTGCGTGCACGCCACGCGTTACGCAGCATTTCGTGCCACCGCGGGCGCTTGCGCGGCGGGACATGGTCCACACCGCCCAGCGACCACGGATTGCATCGCAGGATGCGCCAGGCCGTGAGAGCCGTTCCCTTGATGGCACCATGCCGGTCGATGGCCGTGAAGCCGTAGTGGGAGCACGACGGGTAGTACTTGCAGACCGGCCCGAGCAGCGGACTGATCGTCCACTGGTAGAGCTTGATCAGAGCCAGCAGCGGGTACTTCATCGCGCGCCCCCTCCCAGCAACCGCTGGAGAGCGGCATCCAGGTCTCGGGCCAGCTGTGCATGGTCGGCGTCGCCCGATCCGGGCAGCGCTCGTACGACTACCAGGCTACCGGGGGGCAGCTGGGCGACTCGCTCCCGCATCAGGTGACGAAGCCTGCGCTTCACTTTGTTCCGCACGACCGCGCCACCCACTGCCTTGCTCACGACGAAACCCGCACGCGTCGGGGGAGCGCTCTCCCCAGGCGCGTGCGGGTCCGTGGAACCGCTACGTAGGTGGACGACGAGGAGCGGGCGTCCGGCCCGGCGTCCTCGTCGTACCGCGGTCGCGAAGTCCTCGCGCCGCCTCAGCCGATGCTCGGTAGGCAGCACGACGTCATGACCTGATCAGGATCAGGCGGACAGGCTGGCGCGACCCTTGCTGCGGCGGTTCGCGAGAATCGCGCGACCGGCACGGGTACGCATCCGCAGGCGGAAGCCGTGGGTCTTCGCGCGACGACGGTTGTTCGGCTGGAAGGTGCGCTTGCTCACTCGGGGGCTCCAGAAGAAATTGGTGGTTGCGGGGTGCCGTCCTGGCTGTCACCGTGCGCCCACGAGTAGCTCGCAGTTACGCCCGAGTGCACCGCTGACCGATCACCCAAATGATCTGTGCCCATCGGAGGCAGGCGGCAGCAGCCATCGACAACTCGACCTGGTTACGGTACGCGCGGCTACGCCATCCGGTCAAACCAGGAGTCGCCGGGAGACACTTGTCCACAGGCTGGGGACAACAACTTGAACCGTACCGGCCGCCCTGACTACCGTGACGGAACTCCGATTCGTTCCCTTATCCCTGCCCCACCCGATTTACATCCCGAGCCGTCCCAGAACCACACGTTCGTGGGACCTGTGAGAGAGCGTGCCCTGTGGCTGACGTACCTGCCGATCTTGCCGCAGTGTGGCCACGCGTATTGGAGCAGCTCCTCGGGGAGGGCCGCGTCCAAGGGGTCGAGGGGAAGGACGAGCACTGGATCCGGCGCTGCCAGCCGCTCGCGCTGGTCGCGGACACCGCCCTGCTCGCCGTACCGAACGAATTCGCGAAGGGCGTACTCGAGGGCCGGCTGGCGCCGATCGTCAGCGAGACGCTCAGCCGCGAGTGCGGCCGCCCCATCCGGATCGCGATCACCGTCGACGACTCCGCGGGCGAGCCTCCCGCCCCGCCGGCGCCCCCGGCCCACCGCCCCCAGCCGCGCTACGAGGAGCCCGAGCTCCCGTCCGCGCGCCAGGACCGCGAGGGATACGACCGTCCGGACCGTGATGGATACGACCGTCCTGAGCGCGACGCGTATGAGCGCCCCGAGCGTGACGCCTATGAGCGGCCCGAGCGCGACGCGTACGACCGGCAGGAACGCGACGCATACGACCGTCCGGAACGCGACCCCTATGACCGCCAGGACCGTGACGGGTACGAGGGGTACGGCCGCCACCGGGCCGACCAGCTGCCCGGCCCGGCCGGCGACCAGCTTCCGCCTACGCGCGCAGATCAACTTCCCACCGCCCGTCCCGCGTACCCGTCCGAGTACCAGCGCCCCGAGCCCGGTGCCTGGCCACGGCCCACGCAGCAGGACGAGTACGGCTGGCAGCAGCAGCGCCTCGGCTTTCCCGAGCGTGACCCGTACGCGTCACCCAGCCAGGACTCATACGGCTCGCAGGACTCCTACGGCTCCTCTGACTCCTACGGCCCGCCCTCGCAGGACGCCTACGGCTCCCCCTCGCAGGACTACCGCCCGCAGCCCATGGAGCGCCCCTCCTACGAGCAGCAGCGTCCCGACTACGACACGTCGCGCGGTGACTACGACCAGCGCGACCCGGTGCGCCGGGAGCTGCCCGAGCCACCGGCCGGCTCCGGACACGTCCACCGGGGCGGCCCGGTCGGCCCGAACCTGCCGACGACCGGTGCTCCCGGCCCGCTGGCCGCACAGCCCGCGCCGGCGACCGGCCCGGGCGAACCCACCGCGCGTCTGAACCCGAAGTACCTCTTCGACACCTTCGTCATCGGTGCCTCCAACCGTTTCGCGCACGCGGCCGCGGTCGCTGTGGCCGAGGCCCCGGCGAAGGCGTACAACCCCTTGTTCATCTACGGGGAGTCCGGGCTCGGCAAGACGCACCTGCTGCACGCCATCGGCCACTACGCGCGCAGCCTCTACCCGGGCACACGGGTGCGGTACGTGAGCTCGGAGGAGTTCACCAACGAGTTCATCAACTCCATCCGCGACGGCAAGGGCGACAGCTTCCGCAAGCGGTACCGCGAGATGGACATCCTGCTCGTCGACGACATCCAGTTCCTCGCGGACAAGGAGTCGACGCAGGAGGAGTTCTTCCACACCTTCAACACGCTCCACAACGCCAACAAGCAGATCGTGCTGTCCTCCGACCGGCCGCCGAAGCAGCTGGTGACGCTGGAGGACCGGCTGCGGAACCGTTTCGAGTGGGGTCTGATCACGGACGTCCAGCCGCCGGAGCTGGAGACGCGGATCGCGATCCTCCGCAAGAAGGCGGTGCAGGAGCAGCTGAACGCGCCGCCGGAGGTGCTGGAGTTCATCGCGTCCCGGATCTCGCGCAACATCCGTGAGCTGGAGGGCGCGCTGATCCGGGTCACGGCGTTCGCCTCGCTCAACCGGCAGCCCGTGGACCTGGGCCTGACGGAGATCGTCCTGAAGGACCTCATCCCCGGCGGCGACGACTCGGCGCCCGAGATCACCTCGACGGCCATCATGGGCGCGACGGCGGACTACTTCGGGCTGACCGTCGAGGACCTGTGCGGCACCTCGCGCGGCCGCGCCCTCGTCACAGCCCGGCAGATCGCCATGTACCTGTGCCGTGAGCTGACGGACCTGTCGCTGCCGAAGATCGGCGCGCTGTTCGGCGGCCGCGACCACACCACCGTCATGCACGCGGATCGCAAGATCCGCAATCTCATGGCCGAGCGCCGCTCCATCTACAACCAGGTCACGGAGCTGACCAACCGCATCAAGAACGGCTGACGGCCAAGCCCTGGTCAGGGCTATGGCTACCGCGACGGCGGCTCGCCGCTGAAGACCGCTGAGGGCGCCACCGGGGGATCCGGTGGCGCCCTTCTTCTTGCGCTGCGGCGCGCTGCGGTGCGCTGCGGCGCGCTGCGGTGCGCTGAGGGCGCGCTCGCTGCCCGCCATCCACTGCGACTCCTCGCTGCGGAGCGCTGCCGCTCGCCGTCCCGCGGACCCCGTTCCAGCGGCCGCGCGACCACCGTGTGACCCGGTTTCCGGGCCGCCGAGCCCCTCACCGGCTCCCGCCGCCACAAACCCCGCCGAGCCCCTCACCGCAACCCGCTGTTCGATTAACCGCCGGGTTACGGCCTCCCTCCACAGATTCGGGGACTTTCTGCCGTCCACATCCTGGGGACTGGGGAGTTGTCCAGATCGTGTCCACAGGGGCCCCTGTTGATAGACCATCAGGGCAGCTCAGGTGGTTGTGGATTCGTGGACGAAGGATCTCCACAGACTGTGGACGACGAGATGATCCACAGGCTGTGCACCGAGTTGTCCACCGGCTACCCACAGGCTGGGAGGAGTTGTCCCCAGCGATCAGTCGCTTCTCCACAAGCCTGTCCACTGTTCGGCAACGCGACGCGCCTTCTCACCGAGTCGAGTGAAAGGCGTCACACGAAGCTGCCGGGTTGGGCTGTGGGAAAGGTGGGTAAAGCTGGGGACGGCGTTGGGGAGAACTCGCCTCCCCCTGTGCACGGCGTGTGCAGAACTTTCTGTTCTCCACAGATACGCCCGGTTGTCCACCGCCTCCACCCACAGGCCCCGTGGACAAAATTGCCGCTCTGAGCTGGGCAAACGAGGTTATCCACGGTATCCACAGCCCCTACTACTACTCCCGACTAGAGAGAGCTGGGAATCCGTTTCGAAGGGGGCCCTGTGCACAACTCGGTCTTCGGTGCCCGGCTGCCGCTCATCACGACTTGACCCCGAGAGGCACCTACTGTCAGTGCGGTGCGTCAGACTGGTCCCCGGTGTCCTCCCCGTCACGGGGACCGTCGACACCGAGACAGACGACGAGGGCCAGGCAGAGCGAGAAGCGCCGGCAACAGCAGGAGGCGGCAACAGTGAAGATCCGGGTGGAACGCGACGTACTCGCGGAGGCAGTGGCCTGGGCGGCACGCAGCCTCCCGGCCCGTCCGCCGGCGCCTGTCCTCGCCGGCCTGCTGCTGAAGGCCGAGGAAGGCCAGCTGAGCCTGTCCAGCTTCGACTACGAGGTCTCCGCACGGGTGTCCGTGGAGGCCGAGGTCGACGAGGAGGGCACGGTCCTGGTCTCCGGCCGCCTGCTCGCGGACATCTGCCGCGCGCTGCCGAACCGACCGGTGGAGATTTCCACAGACGGTGTACGGGCGACCGTGGTCTGCGGCTCGTCCCGCTTCACCCTCCACACCCTGCCTGTAGAGGAGTACCCGGCCCTGCCCCAGATGCCGAACGCGACGGGCACGGTCCCCGGCGAGGTCTTCGCCTCCGCCGCCTCCCAGGTCGCCATCGCGGCCGGCCGTGACGACACGCTGCCGGTCCTCACCGGTGTCCGCATCGAGATCGAGGGCGACACCGTCACGCTGGCGTCCACCGACCGCTACCGCTTCGCGGTCCGCGAGTTCCTGTGGAAGCCGGAGAACCCCGACGCCTCCGCGGTCGCCCTGGTGCCCGCCAAGACGCTCCTGGACACCGCCAAGGCCCTGACCAGCGGCGACCAGGTGATCCTGGCGCTGTCCGGCTCGGGTTCCGGCGAGGGCCTGATCGGCTTCGAGGGCGCCGGGCGCCGTACGACGACGCGTCTGCTGGAGGGCGACCTCCCGAAGTACCGGACGCTGTTCCCGACGGAGTTCAACAGCGTCGCCGTGATCGAGACCGCCCCCTTCGTGGAGGCCGTCAAGCGCGTGGCCCTGGTCGCCGAGCGCAACACCCCGGTGCGGCTCAGCTTCGAGCAGGGCGTGCTCATCCTGGAAGCCGGTTCCAGCGACGACGCACAGGCTGTGGAAAGGGTGGACGCGCAGCTCGAGGGCGACGACATCTCGATCGCCTTCAACCCGACGTTCCTGCTGGACGGCCTGAGCGCCATCGACTCCCCGGTGGCCCAGCTGTCGTTCACGACGTCCACCAAGCCCGCGCTGCTCAGTGGCAAGCCGGCGCTGGACGCCGAGGCGGACGAGGCCTACAAGTACCTGATCATGCCGGTGCGCCTCAGCGGCTGAGCCCGCCCGAGGGCCGGTGAGACGCCGAGGATCACCAACGGCTGTCCACAGGGTGAGGACAAAGCCGCAGGTGAGGGCGTACGACTGAGCGCGTATGCCCACAGATGTGCGCGAGCGTCCGGGTTTAGGCTCGGACGCGGGTACGAAAGTGCCTCGCGGTACGTACGTGCCGCCACGCCACGTCGCAGAACCTAAGGAACACAACTGATGGAGCTCGGTCTCGTCGGCCTCGGCAAGATGGGCGGCAACATGCGCGAGCGGATCCGCCGCGCAGGTCACACCGTCCTCGGATACGACCGCAACCCGGACCTCGCCGATGTCCACAGCCTGGAAGAGCTGGTGGGCAAGCTCAGCGGCCCGCGCGTGATCTGGGTGATGGTCCCGGCCGGTGAGGCCACGCAGACCACGATCGACCAGCTCGCCGAGCTGCTGGAGCCCGGTGACGTCGTCGTGGACGGCGGCAACTCCCGCTGGACCGACGACGAGAAGCACGCCGAGGAGCTGGCCGCCAAGGGCATCGGCTTCGTCGACTGCGGTGTCTCCGGTGGCGTCTGGGGCCTGGAGAACGGCTACGCGCTGATGTACGGCGGCGACAAGGAGAACGTCGCCAAGGTGCAGCCGGTCTTCGACGCCCTCAAGCCGGAGGGTGACTCCGGCTCGGTGCACGCCGGCAAGGTCGGCGCGGGCCACTTCGCGAAGATGGTCCACAACGGCATCGAGTACGCGATGATGCAGGCCTACGCCGAGGGCTGGGAGCTCCTGGAGAAGGTCGACTCCGTGACCGACGTCCGGGAGGTCTTCCGCTCCTGGCAGGAGGGCACGGTCATCCGCTCCTGGCTGCTGGACCTCGCGGTCAACGCGCTCGACGGGGACGAGCACCTGGACGAGCTCCGGGGTTATGCACAGGACTCCGGCGAGGGACGCTGGACTGTGGAAGCGGCCATCGACAACGCGGTGCCGCTGCCGGCGATCACCGCGTCGCTGTTCGCGCGGTTCTCCTCCCGCCAGGAGGACTCGCCCCAGATGAAGATGATCGCGGCGCTGCGGAATCAGTTCGGCGGCCACGCGGTCGAGAAGAAGTAACCGAGTACCGAGGGAGGTCGGCGAACGACCATGCACGTCACGCATCTGTCGCTGGCCGACTTCCGCTCGTACCCCCGGGTCGAGGTCCCGCTCGACCCGGGGGTGACGGCCTTCGTCGGGCCGAACGGGCAGGGCAAGACCAACCTCGTCGAGGCCGTCGGCTATCTCGCCACCCTCGGCAGCCACCGGGTCTCCTCCGACGCCCCCCTGGTCCGGATGGGCGCCGAGCGCGCGATCATCCGGGCCCAGGTACGGCAGGGCGAGCGGCAGCAGCTGGTCGAGCTGGAGCTGAACCCGGGGCGCGCCAACCGGGCCCGGATCAACAGGTCCTCGCAGGTCAGGCCACGTGATGTGCTGGGGATCGTGCGGACCGTGCTGTTCGCGCCCGAGGATCTCGCGCTGGTCAAGGGCGACCCGGGTGAGCGGCGGCGCTTCCTCGACGAGCTGATCACCGCGCGCTCCCCGCGCATGGCCGGGGTCCGTTCCGACTACGACCGGGTCCTCAAGCAGCGCAACACCCTGCTGAAGTCGGCGGCGCTGGCCCGCCGGCACGGTGGTCGCACCATGGACATGTCCACCCTGGACGTGTGGGACCAGCATCTCGCGCGCGCGGGTGCCGAGTTGCTCGCCCAGCGCCTGGACCTGATCGCCACGATCCAGCCGCTGGCCGACAAGGCCTACGAGCAACTGGCCCCCGGCGGCGGCCCGATCGCGCTGGAGTACAAGCCGTCCGCACCGGGCGAGGCGCACACCCGCGAGGACCTCTTCGAGCAGCTGATGGCCGCGCTGGCGGAGGCCCGCAAGCAGGAGATCGAGCGCGGCGTCACCCTGGTCGGCCCGCACCGCGACGACCTCCAGCTCAAGCTCGGCCAGCTCCCCGCCAAGGGCTATGCCTCCCACGGCGAGTCCTGGTCCTATGCGCTGGCGCTGCGCTTGGCCTCGTACGACCTCCTCAGGGCGGAGGGCAACGAGCCGGTGCTGGTGCTCGACGATGTCTTCGCCGAGCTGGACACCCGCCGCCGGGAGCGTCTCGCCGAGCTGGTCGCGCCCGGCGAGCAGGTCCTGGTGACGGCCGCGGTCGACGACGACGTACCGCATGTGCTGTCCGGGACGCGGTTCGCCGTGTCCGAGGGGACGGTGGAGCGCGTATGACGCAGAACACATCCGGGGGCGCTCCCGAGCCCTCGAAGTCCCCCGAGCCCTCCGGCGTCGACCTCGCGCGCGTGGCGCTGCGGGCCGCGAAGGAGGCCGCACGCGCGCGGGGGGACGCGGCGCAGCAGAAGAAGCAGGCGCGCCGCGGCGGCCTGCGCTCCGGCGCGCGCGCTGACGGGCGCGACCCCATGGCGCTGGGCTCCGCGATCAACCGGCTGATCACCGAGCGCGGCT
The Streptomyces tuirus genome window above contains:
- the gnd gene encoding phosphogluconate dehydrogenase (NAD(+)-dependent, decarboxylating) — encoded protein: MELGLVGLGKMGGNMRERIRRAGHTVLGYDRNPDLADVHSLEELVGKLSGPRVIWVMVPAGEATQTTIDQLAELLEPGDVVVDGGNSRWTDDEKHAEELAAKGIGFVDCGVSGGVWGLENGYALMYGGDKENVAKVQPVFDALKPEGDSGSVHAGKVGAGHFAKMVHNGIEYAMMQAYAEGWELLEKVDSVTDVREVFRSWQEGTVIRSWLLDLAVNALDGDEHLDELRGYAQDSGEGRWTVEAAIDNAVPLPAITASLFARFSSRQEDSPQMKMIAALRNQFGGHAVEKK
- the dnaN gene encoding DNA polymerase III subunit beta; amino-acid sequence: MKIRVERDVLAEAVAWAARSLPARPPAPVLAGLLLKAEEGQLSLSSFDYEVSARVSVEAEVDEEGTVLVSGRLLADICRALPNRPVEISTDGVRATVVCGSSRFTLHTLPVEEYPALPQMPNATGTVPGEVFASAASQVAIAAGRDDTLPVLTGVRIEIEGDTVTLASTDRYRFAVREFLWKPENPDASAVALVPAKTLLDTAKALTSGDQVILALSGSGSGEGLIGFEGAGRRTTTRLLEGDLPKYRTLFPTEFNSVAVIETAPFVEAVKRVALVAERNTPVRLSFEQGVLILEAGSSDDAQAVERVDAQLEGDDISIAFNPTFLLDGLSAIDSPVAQLSFTTSTKPALLSGKPALDAEADEAYKYLIMPVRLSG
- the dnaA gene encoding chromosomal replication initiator protein DnaA, with protein sequence MADVPADLAAVWPRVLEQLLGEGRVQGVEGKDEHWIRRCQPLALVADTALLAVPNEFAKGVLEGRLAPIVSETLSRECGRPIRIAITVDDSAGEPPAPPAPPAHRPQPRYEEPELPSARQDREGYDRPDRDGYDRPERDAYERPERDAYERPERDAYDRQERDAYDRPERDPYDRQDRDGYEGYGRHRADQLPGPAGDQLPPTRADQLPTARPAYPSEYQRPEPGAWPRPTQQDEYGWQQQRLGFPERDPYASPSQDSYGSQDSYGSSDSYGPPSQDAYGSPSQDYRPQPMERPSYEQQRPDYDTSRGDYDQRDPVRRELPEPPAGSGHVHRGGPVGPNLPTTGAPGPLAAQPAPATGPGEPTARLNPKYLFDTFVIGASNRFAHAAAVAVAEAPAKAYNPLFIYGESGLGKTHLLHAIGHYARSLYPGTRVRYVSSEEFTNEFINSIRDGKGDSFRKRYREMDILLVDDIQFLADKESTQEEFFHTFNTLHNANKQIVLSSDRPPKQLVTLEDRLRNRFEWGLITDVQPPELETRIAILRKKAVQEQLNAPPEVLEFIASRISRNIRELEGALIRVTAFASLNRQPVDLGLTEIVLKDLIPGGDDSAPEITSTAIMGATADYFGLTVEDLCGTSRGRALVTARQIAMYLCRELTDLSLPKIGALFGGRDHTTVMHADRKIRNLMAERRSIYNQVTELTNRIKNG
- the yidC gene encoding membrane protein insertase YidC yields the protein MDTIASLFSFITTPVSWVIVQFHSVYGAIFGPDTGWAWGLSIVSLVILIRICLIPLFVKQIKATRAMQTLQPEMKKIQERYKNDKQRQSEEMMKLYKDTGTNPLSSCLPILAQSPFFFALYHVLNSIASNDTIGVINENLLQSAQKAHIVGAPLAAKFTDSASKVEALGASLTDVRVVTAIMIVLMSASQFFTQRQLMTKNVDTTVKTPFMQQQKMLMYVFPVMFAVFGINFPVGVLVYWLTTNVWTMGQQMYVIHNNPTPGSKAQASYLDRLTKHITQHDKVGKRRDRAIVKAIVAKGRDRNEFERKFINGLSKAGLAAQADGTVIKSDSAATAQAEDGTPTATGGTPKRQQPKRQSKSQRQHGGAGGAGGAKAAGGTDEPKTSLTKSGEPEDAKPAAAAKKGGAKPAGGTRSKAQSGQRKGPQRPKSPSKK
- the yidD gene encoding membrane protein insertion efficiency factor YidD, whose amino-acid sequence is MKYPLLALIKLYQWTISPLLGPVCKYYPSCSHYGFTAIDRHGAIKGTALTAWRILRCNPWSLGGVDHVPPRKRPRWHEMLRNAWRARKGGHSAVGPATEGQTSPTSPSSPSGPAAETPSHAQGA
- a CDS encoding Jag family protein — its product is MTEGTTSAAAEGADTLTRLEQEGEIAADYLEGLLDIADLDGDIDMDVEADRASVSIISDSGGRDLQKLVGRDGEVLEALQELTRLAVHRETGDRSRLMLDIAGYRAQKRSELSELGAKAAAEAKSSGEAVKLKPMSPFERKVVHDAVKAAGLRSESEGEEPQRFVVVLPA
- the recF gene encoding DNA replication/repair protein RecF (All proteins in this family for which functions are known are DNA-binding proteins that assist the filamentation of RecA onto DNA for the initiation of recombination or recombinational repair.), translating into MHVTHLSLADFRSYPRVEVPLDPGVTAFVGPNGQGKTNLVEAVGYLATLGSHRVSSDAPLVRMGAERAIIRAQVRQGERQQLVELELNPGRANRARINRSSQVRPRDVLGIVRTVLFAPEDLALVKGDPGERRRFLDELITARSPRMAGVRSDYDRVLKQRNTLLKSAALARRHGGRTMDMSTLDVWDQHLARAGAELLAQRLDLIATIQPLADKAYEQLAPGGGPIALEYKPSAPGEAHTREDLFEQLMAALAEARKQEIERGVTLVGPHRDDLQLKLGQLPAKGYASHGESWSYALALRLASYDLLRAEGNEPVLVLDDVFAELDTRRRERLAELVAPGEQVLVTAAVDDDVPHVLSGTRFAVSEGTVERV
- the rnpA gene encoding ribonuclease P protein component is translated as MLPTEHRLRRREDFATAVRRGRRAGRPLLVVHLRSGSTDPHAPGESAPPTRAGFVVSKAVGGAVVRNKVKRRLRHLMRERVAQLPPGSLVVVRALPGSGDADHAQLARDLDAALQRLLGGGAR
- the rpmH gene encoding 50S ribosomal protein L34; the encoded protein is MSKRTFQPNNRRRAKTHGFRLRMRTRAGRAILANRRSKGRASLSA